A DNA window from Pseudomonas wuhanensis contains the following coding sequences:
- a CDS encoding phosphopantetheine-binding protein, which produces MSDLHREIKELIIDALGLEDISVDDIGDDQPLFGEGLGLDSVDALELGLAIQKKYGIKIDADAKDTRNHFTNVASLAAFVTAKQAA; this is translated from the coding sequence ATGAGCGATCTACACCGTGAAATTAAAGAACTGATCATTGACGCCCTGGGCCTCGAAGACATCAGCGTCGACGACATCGGCGATGACCAGCCACTGTTCGGCGAAGGCCTGGGCCTGGACTCGGTGGATGCGCTGGAGCTCGGCCTGGCGATCCAGAAAAAGTACGGCATCAAAATCGATGCCGACGCCAAGGACACCCGCAATCACTTCACCAACGTGGCGAGCCTTGCGGCGTTCGTCACTGCAAAACAGGCAGCTTGA
- a CDS encoding glycosyltransferase family 2 protein — protein MHNPCAVIPVYNHETAITAVVDALLACGLPCILVDDASSPACAKVLDRLALRDRVYLIRLTVNQGKGGAVMTGLREASRLGFSHALQVDADGQHDLQDVKVFIEYSRNHPEAVICGYPQYDASVPKGRLYARYLTHVMVWINTLSLQIRDSMCGFRVYPLPPTLALIDSARIGKRMDFDSDILVRLAWRNQPMQWLKTRVHYPLDGVSHFRLFHDNVLISSMHTRLFFGMLLRAPVILWRRWRA, from the coding sequence ATGCATAACCCCTGCGCCGTAATCCCGGTCTACAACCACGAAACCGCAATCACCGCCGTGGTCGATGCGCTGCTGGCTTGCGGCCTGCCGTGCATTCTGGTGGACGATGCCAGCAGTCCTGCCTGTGCCAAGGTGCTTGACCGACTGGCCCTGCGTGACCGGGTTTACCTGATCAGGCTCACCGTCAATCAGGGCAAGGGCGGCGCAGTGATGACCGGTCTGCGCGAGGCTTCGCGCCTGGGCTTCAGCCATGCCTTGCAGGTAGACGCCGACGGCCAGCACGACCTGCAGGACGTCAAAGTCTTCATCGAATACTCACGCAACCATCCCGAAGCGGTGATCTGCGGCTATCCGCAATACGACGCCAGCGTGCCGAAAGGCCGTTTGTACGCCCGCTACCTGACGCACGTGATGGTCTGGATCAACACCCTGTCGTTGCAGATTCGCGACTCGATGTGCGGCTTTCGCGTTTATCCATTGCCGCCGACCCTGGCACTGATCGACTCGGCCAGGATCGGCAAACGCATGGATTTCGACTCCGACATTCTGGTGCGCCTGGCCTGGCGCAATCAGCCGATGCAATGGCTGAAAACCCGGGTCCATTACCCTCTGGATGGCGTCTCGCATTTTCGCCTGTTCCACGACAATGTACTGATTTCGAGCATGCACACCCGGCTGTTCTTCGGCATGTTGCTGCGGGCGCCGGTGATCCTCTGGCGACGGTGGCGAGCATGA
- a CDS encoding lysophospholipid acyltransferase family protein, which translates to MDLATQPVTDKNRDAYYWRLLATAASFTLFGLGGLCLRLVVFPLLSCLPGDAQAHRQRARQTVSRCFWFFIRFMARSGVLTYDIQGAEKLGRPGQMIVANHPSLIDVVFLIGLVGHANCVVKKSLWENPFTRGPLRRTDYISNDGSMDMLDAAADALKSGQTLIIFPEGTRTQPGKPPAFHRGAAAIALRGARILTPVIIKVSPTTLTKAEPWYRIPKRRVHFSFRVGADIDPQAFASQGPAPQASRKLNDYLHHYFIKELAEDERSTP; encoded by the coding sequence ATGGACCTGGCAACGCAACCCGTAACCGATAAAAACCGCGACGCCTATTACTGGCGTCTGCTGGCCACTGCCGCAAGCTTCACCCTGTTCGGGTTGGGCGGGCTTTGCCTGCGACTGGTGGTGTTCCCATTATTGAGCTGCTTGCCGGGAGACGCCCAGGCCCATCGTCAGCGGGCACGACAGACCGTCAGCCGGTGTTTCTGGTTTTTCATTCGTTTCATGGCTCGCAGTGGCGTGCTCACCTATGACATTCAGGGAGCGGAAAAACTCGGACGGCCAGGCCAGATGATCGTTGCCAATCACCCCTCGCTGATCGATGTGGTGTTTTTGATCGGCCTGGTGGGCCACGCCAACTGCGTGGTCAAAAAAAGCCTCTGGGAAAATCCGTTCACCCGCGGTCCGCTACGCCGTACCGATTACATCAGCAACGACGGCAGCATGGATATGCTCGACGCCGCTGCCGACGCACTGAAAAGCGGTCAGACCCTGATCATTTTCCCCGAGGGCACCCGGACCCAACCCGGCAAGCCGCCGGCCTTTCATCGGGGGGCGGCGGCAATCGCCCTGCGCGGTGCGAGAATCCTCACCCCGGTGATCATCAAGGTCAGTCCGACCACATTGACCAAGGCCGAACCCTGGTATCGGATCCCTAAACGCCGCGTGCACTTCAGTTTCCGCGTCGGGGCCGATATAGATCCACAGGCCTTCGCTTCGCAAGGGCCTGCACCTCAGGCCTCGCGCAAGCTCAATGATTATTTGCACCATTACTTTATTAAGGAGCTCGCCGAAGATGAGCGATCTACACCGTGA
- a CDS encoding glycosyl transferase, with amino-acid sequence MSDNADKQHWADRQERGSFWLMKFTALCAKVLGRRLLSPLLYGIVLYFFLFGRSARQSAWQYQQRLADWSARTELRPTHWRVFGQFMAFADSMLDKLDVWNGKLSIDQIEIIDPALLRNKLRGTRGQMLVGAHLGNLEVCRALAEIGEKVTMNVLVHTKHAEQFNRLLGEAGATNLRLIQVSELDPVIMLQLHERLERGEWLAIAGDRVPLHGGRSVTVDFLGHQAAFPQGPWLLAGLLKCPINLMLCLKKPTGDYRLTLEPFADAIVWKRSDREQVIHQWASRYAERLGHYCLEAPQQWFNFYPFWKTDDDANA; translated from the coding sequence ATGAGCGACAACGCAGACAAACAGCACTGGGCCGACCGCCAGGAGCGTGGCAGCTTCTGGCTGATGAAGTTCACCGCGCTCTGCGCAAAAGTCTTGGGCCGTCGGTTGTTGAGCCCGTTGCTGTACGGCATCGTGCTGTACTTTTTCCTGTTCGGACGCAGCGCCCGCCAAAGCGCCTGGCAATACCAGCAGCGGCTCGCTGACTGGAGCGCTCGCACTGAGTTGCGGCCGACCCATTGGCGGGTGTTCGGCCAGTTCATGGCCTTCGCCGACTCCATGCTCGACAAACTCGATGTGTGGAACGGCAAGCTGAGCATCGATCAAATCGAAATCATCGACCCGGCGCTGCTGCGCAATAAACTGCGCGGCACACGCGGGCAAATGCTGGTGGGCGCGCACCTGGGCAATCTCGAGGTCTGCCGGGCGCTGGCCGAGATCGGCGAGAAAGTCACCATGAACGTGCTGGTGCACACCAAGCACGCCGAACAATTCAACCGTCTGCTGGGCGAAGCCGGGGCGACCAATCTGCGGCTGATTCAGGTCAGCGAGCTGGACCCGGTGATCATGCTGCAACTGCATGAACGCCTGGAGCGCGGCGAATGGCTGGCGATTGCCGGCGACCGCGTGCCGCTGCATGGCGGGCGCAGCGTGACAGTGGACTTTCTCGGCCATCAGGCAGCCTTCCCCCAAGGCCCTTGGTTGCTGGCCGGTCTGCTGAAATGCCCGATCAACCTGATGCTGTGCCTGAAGAAACCCACGGGCGACTATCGACTGACCCTCGAACCGTTCGCCGACGCCATCGTGTGGAAACGCAGCGACCGCGAACAGGTCATTCATCAGTGGGCCTCCCGCTACGCCGAACGCCTGGGTCACTATTGCCTCGAAGCGCCCCAACAATGGTTCAACTTTTACCCTTTCTGGAAGACCGATGACGACGCCAACGCTTGA
- a CDS encoding acyl-CoA thioesterase, with the protein MRSKGVLHTDTEILVPFFDVDTMNVVWHGHYVKYLEVARCALLDRIGHNYDAMVASGYAWPVIDLQLRYVRGAVFGQKLNVRASLVEWENRLKINYLISDLATGERFTRAVSVQVAVDMSSREMQLASPKVFTDAVERVLP; encoded by the coding sequence ATGCGTAGCAAGGGAGTGCTTCACACCGACACGGAAATCCTCGTACCGTTCTTTGACGTCGACACCATGAACGTGGTCTGGCACGGCCATTACGTCAAATACCTGGAAGTCGCCCGCTGTGCGCTGCTGGACAGGATCGGCCACAACTACGACGCCATGGTTGCGTCAGGTTACGCCTGGCCGGTGATCGACTTGCAGCTGCGCTATGTGCGCGGCGCCGTGTTCGGCCAGAAGCTGAACGTGCGCGCCAGCCTGGTGGAATGGGAGAACCGACTGAAGATCAATTACCTGATCAGCGACCTTGCAACCGGCGAACGTTTTACCCGCGCTGTTTCAGTGCAGGTCGCCGTCGACATGAGCAGCCGCGAAATGCAGTTGGCTTCACCGAAGGTGTTTACCGACGCGGTTGAAAGGGTGCTGCCATGA
- a CDS encoding HAL/PAL/TAL family ammonia-lyase translates to MTTPTLEPVTFGELPLRIEDVLALANRQVPTQLQGDPEFRQRIAKGPQFLDSLLDKEGVIYGVTTGYGDSCVVAVPLHHVEALPRHLYTFHGCGLGKLLDAQATRAVLAARLQSLCQGVSGVRVELLERLQAFLEHDILPLIPEEGSVGASGDLTPLSYVAATLSGEREVMFRGERRQAADVHSELGWEPLVLRPKEALALMNGTAVMTGLACLAYARADYLLQLATRITALNVVALQGNPEHFDERLFAAKPHPGQMQVAAWLRKDLAIDAPTAPLHRLQDRYSLRCAPHVLGVLADSLNWLRSFIEIELNSANDNPIIDAEAERVLHGGHFYGGHIAFAMDSLKNLVANVADLLDRQLALLVDERYNHGLPSNLSGATADRAMLNHGFKAVQIGTSAWTAEALKNTMPASVFSRSTECHNQDKVSMGTIAARDAIRVLELTEQVAAATLLAANQGVWLRGQAEDARPLPPALAAMHEELARDFPPVIEDRALEGELRLCLQRIAEQHWRLHA, encoded by the coding sequence ATGACGACGCCAACGCTTGAGCCGGTAACCTTCGGCGAACTCCCTTTGCGCATCGAAGACGTGCTGGCCCTGGCCAACCGTCAGGTGCCGACGCAGTTGCAGGGCGACCCCGAGTTTCGCCAGCGCATCGCCAAGGGCCCGCAGTTCCTTGATTCCCTGCTGGACAAGGAAGGCGTGATCTATGGCGTGACCACCGGTTATGGCGATTCCTGTGTGGTGGCAGTGCCGCTGCACCACGTCGAAGCCCTGCCCCGTCATCTGTATACCTTCCACGGTTGCGGCCTGGGCAAATTGCTCGACGCCCAAGCCACCCGCGCGGTGCTGGCGGCGCGTTTGCAGTCGCTTTGCCAGGGCGTTTCCGGGGTACGCGTGGAGCTGCTGGAACGTCTTCAAGCCTTCCTCGAACACGACATCCTGCCGCTGATTCCGGAAGAGGGTTCGGTGGGCGCCAGCGGTGATCTGACGCCGCTGTCCTACGTCGCCGCGACCTTGTCCGGCGAGCGCGAAGTGATGTTCCGTGGTGAACGCCGACAAGCCGCCGATGTGCACAGCGAACTGGGCTGGGAACCGCTGGTATTGCGCCCCAAAGAAGCACTGGCGCTGATGAACGGCACCGCCGTGATGACCGGCCTCGCGTGCCTGGCTTACGCCCGCGCCGATTACCTGCTGCAACTGGCCACCCGCATCACCGCGCTGAACGTGGTCGCGTTGCAAGGCAACCCGGAGCACTTCGACGAGCGGCTGTTCGCCGCCAAACCCCATCCAGGGCAGATGCAAGTCGCCGCGTGGCTGCGTAAGGATCTGGCGATCGATGCGCCGACCGCGCCGCTGCATCGCCTGCAAGACCGTTACTCCCTGCGTTGCGCGCCGCACGTGCTCGGTGTATTGGCCGACAGCCTGAACTGGCTGCGCTCGTTCATCGAGATCGAACTCAACAGCGCCAACGACAACCCGATCATCGACGCCGAAGCCGAACGCGTGCTGCACGGCGGGCACTTCTACGGCGGCCACATCGCCTTCGCGATGGACAGCCTGAAAAACCTGGTGGCCAACGTCGCCGACTTGCTCGACCGTCAGCTCGCGCTGCTGGTGGACGAGCGTTACAACCATGGTTTGCCGAGCAACCTGTCTGGCGCCACCGCCGACCGCGCGATGCTCAACCACGGCTTCAAGGCCGTGCAGATCGGCACCAGCGCCTGGACCGCCGAAGCCCTGAAAAACACCATGCCGGCCAGCGTTTTTTCGCGCTCCACCGAGTGCCACAACCAGGACAAAGTCAGCATGGGCACCATCGCCGCCCGCGACGCCATCCGCGTGCTGGAGCTGACCGAACAGGTCGCTGCCGCCACGCTGCTGGCCGCCAACCAGGGCGTCTGGCTGCGCGGCCAGGCTGAAGACGCGCGGCCACTGCCACCAGCACTGGCCGCGATGCACGAAGAACTGGCCAGGGACTTCCCGCCGGTCATCGAAGATCGCGCCCTGGAAGGCGAATTGCGCCTGTGCCTGCAACGTATCGCCGAGCAACACTGGAGGCTGCATGCGTAG
- a CDS encoding outer membrane lipoprotein carrier protein LolA, with protein sequence MNSLLKCLGALALLGLSSLAQAFDLQQLSDQLAKPDVIHGNFIQEKHLRALPQPLTSKGTFVLAKNHGLLWLLKTPLQQDYRISEKGIARRDASGWQMLPNKSAGAEQNRLFLAVLQGDSSGLQRDFELSLSGDAQNWKLTLTPRSMLLKQVFNQINIDGGELVHSIELLETQGDRTLLRMQDSTRLQPLSDAEQHDFAE encoded by the coding sequence ATGAATTCGCTTCTCAAATGCCTTGGCGCTTTAGCGCTGCTCGGGCTTTCATCGTTGGCGCAAGCCTTCGATCTGCAGCAACTCAGTGATCAGCTGGCCAAACCCGATGTGATCCACGGCAACTTCATCCAGGAAAAACACCTGCGTGCCCTGCCCCAGCCGCTGACCAGCAAGGGCACCTTCGTTTTGGCGAAGAATCACGGCCTGCTCTGGCTGCTGAAAACGCCACTGCAACAGGACTACCGCATCAGCGAAAAAGGCATTGCCCGGCGTGATGCCAGCGGCTGGCAAATGCTGCCGAACAAGAGTGCCGGCGCCGAACAGAACCGCTTGTTCCTCGCGGTGCTGCAAGGCGACAGCAGCGGCCTGCAACGGGATTTCGAGCTTTCGCTGAGCGGCGACGCACAGAACTGGAAACTGACCCTGACCCCGCGTTCGATGCTGCTCAAGCAGGTGTTCAATCAGATCAACATTGACGGCGGCGAACTGGTGCACAGCATCGAGCTGCTCGAAACCCAGGGTGACCGAACCCTGTTGCGCATGCAGGACAGCACCCGCTTACAACCTTTGAGCGATGCGGAGCAACATGACTTTGCCGAGTGA
- a CDS encoding acyl-CoA synthetase family protein — translation MNWITLEQLLLKAQPERAVTAEPALNHAQLCEQALSLAAGLQAQGVQRIAVHLEDAADLAIALLGAWRAGVSVLLPADLQAQTRQRWSTEVDLWLTDQADDAHLSDYRHSPLPASPLDLDRCQLSLCTSGSSGEPKRIDKTLRQLANEVEALEHLWGADLGKACIIGSVATQHIYGLLFRVLWPLCAGRSFVRKQLAFPEDLQRASREHPAFAWVASPALLKRMGDNLDWPALSAVRRVFSSGGALPAEAAQSLQERLQQWPTEILGSSETGGIAWRQGQNLWQPFADVALSQDSDGALLIASPYLPAGHIEHTADAARIAADGRFELLGRLDRIVKLEEKRISLPMLEQALMAHDWVAEARLGVVQENRASLGALLVLSEQGLYALRNQGRRSLTQALRQHLSQHCETLALPRRWRLLRQLPLNSQGKLPQAEVEALLLAPRPKAPQILEQLEVDGEWSLQLAVPPDLAYFSGHFPRAPVLPGVVQVDWALSLGQQLMDLPAKFAGMEVLKFQQLVRPGDEVQLHLRFDSARSKLYFAYRNEAATCSSGRILLEAASDA, via the coding sequence ATGAATTGGATAACACTTGAGCAACTGTTGCTCAAGGCTCAGCCGGAGCGTGCCGTGACGGCCGAACCGGCGTTGAATCATGCGCAATTGTGCGAACAGGCCCTGAGCCTGGCTGCCGGCCTGCAAGCTCAGGGAGTGCAGCGCATCGCCGTGCACCTTGAAGACGCCGCCGACCTGGCCATTGCCCTGCTCGGCGCCTGGCGGGCCGGGGTCAGCGTACTGTTGCCCGCCGACCTGCAAGCGCAGACTCGCCAGCGCTGGTCGACCGAAGTCGATCTGTGGCTGACCGATCAGGCCGACGATGCGCACCTGAGCGATTATCGGCATTCACCGCTGCCGGCCAGCCCGCTGGATCTGGATCGCTGTCAGCTGAGCCTGTGCACCTCCGGCTCCAGTGGCGAACCCAAGCGCATCGACAAAACCCTGCGCCAACTGGCCAATGAAGTCGAAGCGCTGGAGCACCTGTGGGGCGCGGATCTGGGCAAGGCCTGCATCATCGGCAGCGTCGCCACTCAACACATCTACGGGTTGCTGTTTCGGGTGCTGTGGCCGCTGTGCGCCGGGCGCTCCTTCGTGCGTAAACAACTGGCCTTCCCGGAAGACCTGCAGCGCGCCAGCCGCGAACATCCCGCCTTCGCCTGGGTCGCCAGCCCGGCGCTGCTCAAGCGCATGGGCGACAATCTCGATTGGCCAGCGCTGAGCGCGGTGCGCCGAGTGTTTTCTTCCGGTGGCGCGTTGCCCGCCGAAGCAGCGCAAAGCCTGCAAGAGCGCCTGCAACAATGGCCGACGGAGATCCTCGGCAGTTCGGAAACCGGCGGCATCGCCTGGCGTCAGGGCCAGAATCTCTGGCAGCCATTCGCCGACGTGGCGCTGAGCCAGGACAGCGATGGCGCCCTGCTTATCGCGTCACCGTACTTGCCAGCCGGCCATATCGAACACACCGCCGATGCCGCGCGCATCGCCGCCGACGGCCGTTTCGAGCTGTTGGGACGGCTGGACCGAATCGTCAAACTGGAAGAAAAACGTATCTCTCTACCGATGCTCGAACAAGCGCTGATGGCTCACGACTGGGTCGCCGAAGCGCGCCTCGGTGTGGTTCAGGAAAACCGCGCTTCATTGGGGGCACTGCTGGTACTCAGCGAACAAGGCCTGTATGCCTTGCGCAATCAGGGTCGACGCAGCCTCACTCAAGCCTTGCGTCAGCATCTGAGTCAGCATTGTGAAACGCTGGCCCTGCCACGCCGCTGGCGCTTGTTGCGGCAGCTGCCGCTGAACTCCCAGGGCAAATTGCCTCAGGCCGAGGTCGAAGCCTTGCTGCTGGCGCCCCGCCCAAAGGCGCCGCAAATACTGGAGCAGCTCGAAGTCGATGGCGAGTGGAGCCTGCAACTGGCCGTCCCGCCGGACCTGGCGTATTTCAGCGGGCACTTTCCCCGAGCGCCAGTATTGCCCGGCGTGGTGCAGGTGGATTGGGCATTGAGCCTGGGCCAGCAATTGATGGACCTGCCGGCAAAATTCGCCGGTATGGAAGTCTTGAAATTTCAGCAACTGGTGCGCCCCGGCGATGAAGTCCAATTGCACCTGCGCTTCGACTCGGCGCGCAGTAAATTGTATTTCGCCTATCGCAATGAAGCCGCCACCTGCTCCAGCGGGCGGATTTTGCTGGAGGCTGCCAGCGATGCATAA
- a CDS encoding MMPL family transporter codes for MTLPSERMLPRLFLILLLAVLALAGWQWRDNAPLSANLMELVPGTAPDALELRAEQRMQEPLNREMLVLVGHKDRQQAIAMAQKLGEQWQASGVFEKVKWNLQADLPALRAQLLQGRLAMLSVADRQQLIEHPDAFIQQRVQALFDPFTGFSLVPSQDDWLGLTGRIQNSQPQHGSVQLDIGSGALVADADGKSWVMLRARTAGNAFDMNLPLQVADLLQHSREEAARSDVQLLAASGLLYAASGQRQAAREITWVGGGATVGILLLLLLAFRRWRVLLAFVPVLVGMLFGAVACVALFGQMHVMTLVLGSSLIGVAVDYPLHYLSKSWSLKPWHSWPALRLTLPGLTLSLITSCIGYLALAWTPFPALTQIAVFSAAGLLGAYLSAVCLLPALLKGVDLRPAQWPLRIAEKLLELRESLLKYLRTPVLLALLIAFCVGGLLQLQSKNDIRQWIGTPQQLTDEAQTIARITGYQPTSQFFLVRAANQQELLERLTALSERLDQLVNLEKLQGYLSLNQLVSQPSEQRKVREALSKLPQFWQPLLDLGVPAAALQAELATLQALPTEDIDAALAGPLAEPYRTLWLGPTDDGVAAMVSLQGLNNPTLLRVQALDLPGVELVDRLGELNQVFAATQISAAELKLASCVLIVLVLILPFGFGGALRIVSLPLLAALCSLASLGWLGQPLTLFSLFGLLLVTAISVDYAILMREQIGGAAASLLGTLLAAVTTWLSFGLLAVSSTPAVSNFGLSVSLGLAFSFILAPWAGRQVHIAPITEPAA; via the coding sequence ATGACTTTGCCGAGTGAACGGATGCTGCCGCGGCTGTTTCTGATCCTGCTGCTAGCGGTGCTCGCACTCGCCGGCTGGCAATGGCGTGACAATGCACCGCTGTCGGCCAACCTGATGGAACTGGTGCCAGGCACCGCACCAGACGCCTTGGAACTGCGCGCCGAACAACGCATGCAAGAACCGCTGAACCGGGAAATGCTGGTGCTGGTCGGCCATAAAGACCGCCAGCAAGCCATCGCCATGGCGCAAAAACTCGGTGAGCAGTGGCAGGCCAGCGGCGTGTTCGAAAAGGTCAAGTGGAACCTGCAGGCCGACTTGCCGGCGCTGCGCGCACAATTACTGCAAGGCCGACTGGCGATGCTGTCCGTGGCCGACCGACAGCAACTCATTGAGCACCCCGACGCCTTTATTCAGCAACGGGTACAAGCCCTGTTCGACCCGTTCACCGGCTTCAGCCTGGTGCCGAGCCAGGATGACTGGCTCGGCCTGACCGGGCGCATCCAGAACAGCCAGCCGCAACACGGCTCGGTGCAACTGGACATCGGCAGCGGTGCGCTGGTCGCCGATGCCGATGGCAAGAGCTGGGTGATGCTGCGGGCGCGAACCGCCGGCAACGCGTTCGACATGAACCTGCCGCTGCAAGTGGCTGACCTGCTCCAGCACAGTCGCGAAGAAGCCGCCCGTTCGGATGTGCAACTGCTCGCCGCCAGCGGCCTGCTGTATGCCGCCAGCGGTCAACGACAAGCCGCGCGCGAGATCACCTGGGTCGGCGGCGGCGCCACCGTGGGGATTCTGTTGCTGCTGTTGCTGGCCTTCCGGCGTTGGCGGGTGTTGCTGGCATTCGTCCCGGTGCTGGTGGGCATGCTGTTCGGCGCGGTGGCCTGCGTAGCATTGTTCGGTCAGATGCATGTGATGACGCTGGTGCTGGGCTCAAGCCTGATCGGCGTGGCAGTGGACTACCCGCTGCATTACCTGTCCAAAAGCTGGAGCCTGAAACCCTGGCACAGCTGGCCGGCGTTACGCCTGACCCTGCCGGGGCTGACGCTGAGCCTGATCACCAGTTGCATTGGCTACCTGGCCCTGGCCTGGACGCCGTTCCCGGCCCTGACCCAAATTGCTGTGTTCTCCGCCGCTGGCCTGCTTGGCGCCTACCTGTCGGCAGTGTGCCTGTTGCCGGCGCTGCTCAAGGGCGTGGATCTACGTCCGGCGCAATGGCCGCTGCGCATCGCCGAGAAGTTGCTGGAGCTGCGTGAATCGCTGCTGAAATACTTGCGCACGCCGGTGCTGCTAGCGCTGCTGATCGCCTTCTGTGTCGGCGGTCTGTTGCAGTTGCAGAGCAAAAACGACATTCGCCAATGGATCGGCACGCCGCAGCAACTGACAGACGAAGCCCAGACCATCGCACGCATCACCGGCTATCAACCTACCAGCCAGTTCTTCCTGGTGCGCGCGGCCAATCAGCAGGAGTTGCTCGAACGCCTGACGGCACTGAGCGAGCGTCTGGATCAATTGGTCAATCTGGAAAAACTTCAGGGCTATCTGTCGCTCAATCAACTGGTCAGCCAGCCAAGCGAACAGCGCAAAGTGCGTGAAGCACTGAGCAAGCTGCCGCAGTTCTGGCAACCGTTGCTCGACCTCGGCGTGCCGGCCGCTGCGTTGCAGGCCGAGCTGGCAACGTTGCAGGCGCTGCCCACCGAAGACATCGACGCAGCGCTGGCCGGCCCATTGGCGGAACCCTACCGCACGCTGTGGCTGGGGCCGACCGATGACGGCGTGGCGGCGATGGTCAGCTTGCAAGGCTTGAACAATCCCACGCTGCTGCGGGTCCAGGCGCTGGACTTGCCGGGTGTGGAACTGGTGGATCGCCTCGGCGAACTGAACCAGGTTTTCGCCGCCACGCAAATCAGCGCCGCTGAATTGAAACTCGCCTCCTGCGTGTTGATCGTGCTGGTGCTGATCCTGCCATTCGGTTTCGGTGGCGCGCTGCGAATTGTCTCCCTGCCGTTGCTGGCGGCCCTGTGCAGTCTGGCAAGCCTTGGTTGGCTCGGTCAGCCGTTGACGCTGTTCAGCCTGTTCGGCCTGCTGCTGGTGACGGCGATCAGCGTCGATTACGCGATCCTCATGCGCGAACAAATCGGTGGTGCCGCGGCGAGCCTGCTGGGCACCTTGCTGGCAGCGGTGACCACTTGGTTGTCGTTTGGCCTGCTGGCGGTGTCCAGCACGCCGGCGGTGAGCAACTTCGGCCTGTCGGTGAGCCTCGGCCTGGCGTTCAGTTTCATTCTGGCGCCGTGGGCCGGACGCCAAGTCCACATCGCACCGATTACGGAGCCGGCAGCATGA
- a CDS encoding acyl carrier protein has product MQTRDDIFNTLRDALVELFELEPERISLGSNLYQDLEIDSIDAVDLIDHIKRQTGKKIAAEEFKSVRTVSDVVEAVYRLVQPAA; this is encoded by the coding sequence ATGCAAACTCGTGACGATATTTTCAATACCCTGCGCGATGCTCTGGTCGAACTCTTCGAGCTGGAGCCCGAGCGCATCAGTCTGGGGTCCAACCTGTATCAGGATCTGGAAATCGACAGCATCGATGCAGTCGACCTGATCGATCACATCAAACGCCAGACAGGCAAGAAAATCGCCGCCGAAGAATTCAAATCGGTGCGTACCGTCAGCGACGTGGTCGAGGCGGTCTACCGTCTGGTTCAACCGGCCGCATGA